GTACTCTGCGGATTCTTGAAGCCATTCGGATCCTCGGACTGGAGCAGCAGACCCGTTTCTATCAGGCTTCAACGTCAGAGCTTTACGGCAAAGTTCAAGAGATTCCTCAAACTGAGACAACGCCGTTCTATCCCCGTAGTCCCTACGCGGTTGCCAAGCTCTACGCCTACTGGATTACCGTTAACTATCGCGAAGCCTATGGGCTCTATGCCTGCAATGGGATTCTCTTCAATCACGAGTCGCCGCTGCGCGGGGAAACGTTTGTTACTCGCAAAATCACTCGTGCCCTCGCCCGCATCAAACTGGGGCTACAGGACTGCCTCTACCTTGGCAATCTAGACGCTAAGCGAGACTGGGGGCATGCCCGCGACTATGTCGAAATGCAGTGGTTGATGCTGCAGCAAGAGCAACCTGATGACTATGTAATCGCCACCGGTGTCCAGTATTCTGTGCGCCAGTTTGTAGAAACCGCAGCGGCAGAAGTCGGACTCGCGATCGCGTGGGAAGGCAGTGGGGTCGAGGAAAAGGGCATCAATCCAGCTACGGGTCAGGCGATCGTGGCGATCGATCCCCGTTACTTCCGGCCCACTGAAGTGGAGACACTGCTCGGTGATCCCTCTAAGGCGAAGCAGCAGTTGGGTTGGGAACCTCGCATCAGTTTTGAGCAGCTTGTGCGCGAGATGATGCAGGAGGATCTGCAGCTTGCAGAACGTGATGCCCTAATCAAAAAAGCGGGCTACAAGGCCTTCGACTACTTCGAGTGAAGCCCGATCGCGGGAGAACTCGAAGGGCGATCGCACTGAGCTCGCTCGAATGAACAGTTTTTTGAATCCTCTGGATAGCAACTTCCAATCTTGAAAATCCGCAAAAGTGCTCAGTTTGGCGGGGTGGGCGATCGGCCTGCAGATATACTGAGCAACAGTCACAAAAGCCTGTTTGATCTTGCGACAGCAGCGATTAACAGCGATGCGTGACCCATGATCAGCAGCAGTGGAGTAGCCATGGACAGAGGGATCGACCTCCAAGGCACATTCATTCAATCTCTGGAAGCCTTGGGGCTCTCTCCGGGCCTTGCCAAGCTTCTTTGGATGCCCTTGCCCATGTTGCTGATGATCATCGCGGCAACAGTCGGGGTGCTTGTCACCGTTTGGCTAGAGCGTAAAATCTCTGCTGCGGTGCAGCAACGGATTGGCCCTGAGTATGCCGGCCCGCTAGGGGTTCTGCAATCAGCGGCGGATGGTCTGAAATTGATCTTGAAGGAAGACATCATTCCAGCCAAAGCCGATGCCTTCCTGTTCACGATTGGTCCAGCGCTGGTTGTTATCCCTGTCTTCTTGTCTTACCTGATCGTCCCCTTTGGGCAAGAACTGATCATTACGAACGTCGGAGCTGGCGTTTTTCTCTGGATTGCGCTCTCCAGTATTCAGCCGATTGGCTTGTTGATGTCGGGCTATGCCTCGAACAATAAGTACTCGCTCTTGGGTGGCTTGCGGGCGGCAGCGCAGTCGATTAGCTACGAGATTCCGCTAGCTCTCGCAGTGCTGGCGGTAGTGATGATGTCCAATTCGCTGAGCACGATCGATATCGTCGATCAGCAGTCGGGCTACGGCATTTTGGGATGGAACATCTGGCGGCAACCGGTGGGTTTCATCATCTTCTGGATCGCAGCGCTGGCAGAGTGTGAGCGCTTGCCCTTTGACTTGCCAGAAGCCGAAGAAGAGTTGGTCGCTGGCTATCAAACCGAATATGCCGGCATGAAGTTCGCCCTCTTCTACGTTGGTTCCTACGTCAACCTGATTCTCTCGGCCCTGCTGGTTTCCATTCTCTATTTGGGCGGATGGGAGTTCCCGATTCCCCTCGATCGCCTTGCAGGCTGGATTGGTGTGGATCCTGCAAATCCGATTCTGCAGATCACGACAGCGGCGCTGGGGATTACGATGACTGTCCTCAAGGCTTATCTGCTGGTGTTCACGGCGATTCTGCTGCGCTGGACGGTTCCACGGGTGCGGATTGACCAACTCCTCGATCTGGGCTGGAAGTTCCTACTCCCGATCTCGCTGGTGAATCTGCTAGTGACTGCAGCGTTGAAACTAACCTTCCCTGTCGCCTTTGGTGGTTAGTGCGTCTTGGTCTTCTCTTGAGGTTTCTGAAGGAACACGATCATGCTGAAATTTCTGAAGCAAGTCGGAGACTACGCCAAGGAAAGTCTCCAGGCGGCCAAGGCGATCGGCCAGGGTTTGGGGGTCACCTTTGACCACATGCAGCGGCGTCCGGTGACGGTGCAGTATCCCTACGAAAAGCTGATTCCGTCGGAGCGCTATCGCGGCCGGATTCACTACGAATTCGATAAGTGCATTGCCTGCGAAGTCTGTGTACGGGTCTGCCCGATTAACCTGCCGGTAGTGGACTGGGTCTACAACAAAGAGACGAAGAAGAAAGACCTCAAGAACTACAGCATCGACTTTGGGGCTTGCATCTTCTGTGGCAACTGCGTCGAGTACTGCCCAACCAACTGCCTATCGATGACCGAGGAGTATGAACTAGCGACCTACGATCGCCATGAGCTGAACTACGACAACGTTGCCTTGGGTCGTCTGCCCTACAAAGTGACGGATGATCCGATGGTGACGCCCTTCCGCGAATTCGCTTACCTGCCGAAAGGTGAGTACGACCCCCACGTGGTGGCGGACGATCGTCCACGGGCGGGTCAGCGTCCCGAAGAACTCGTCGATCAGTACAAGCAGGCTGCTGCCGCTACCGAGGAGAACTAAACCGTGACTCTTGCCGAAGGCGTTCAACTAGTTACATTCATCATCCTGACGGCTGGGGTGGTTTTGGCGGCCTTGGGGGTCGTTCTTGCCAGCAATATTGTCTACTCAGCCTTTTTACTGGGCGGTGTCTTCATCAGTATTGCGGGTCTCTATCTGCTGCTGAATGCCAGCTTTGTAGCCTTTGCCCAAGTGCTGATCTACGTCGGTGCCGTCAACGTCTTGATCCTGTTTGCGATCATGTTGGTCAACAAACGGGAAGACTTCCGACCGCTGAAATTTAACTGGCTGCGCAAAGGGCTAACGGTTCTGGTTTGTGGTGGTCTGTTTGCGCTGCTCAGTCTGACCGTGCTTTCAACGCCTTGGGCCGTGACGCCGACACCAGGTGCTAGTGGTGATGAGGCGATTTACCTGATCGGTGAACACTTCTTCAGCGACTATCTGCTGCCCTTTGAACTGGCTTCGGTATTGCTGTTGATGGCAATGATTGGGGCAATCGTTCTGGCTCGTCGTGATTTTGAGCCTGAAGATGTGATGACTGGTGCGACGGCTGATTTGCAACTGCCCGAGCGATCGCGGGAAGAGTTGCTGACGGGTGCTGGCAAGAAATAAGCGATAAGGAACAATCTCATGACTGTACCTCTCGAATACTTTTTGGTTCTCGCTGCTGCCCTGTTCTGCATTGGCGTCTATGGCTTAGTAACCAGCCGCAATGCCGTCCGCGTGTTGATGTCAATTGAGTTAATGTTAAATGCCGTCAACCTCAACCTGATGGCATTCTCCAACTATCTGGATGGCACCTTAATTCGCGGCCAAGTCTTTACCGTCTTTGTGATTACGGTTGCAGCCGCTGAAGCAGCGGTCGGTCTGGCAATTCTGCTGGCAATTTACCGCAACCGCAACACGGTAGATATGGAGCAATTCAATCTCTTGAAGTGGTAAGCGATCTCGCTTCCTTGCTCTGAAAACTCAGCATGAATCCGTGAGCTGCTTGGAGGACTCTCTAGGCGGCTTTTCTCATGCCAACCAACTTGGCAAGTGCTTGAGCAGGCTGGACACCGGCTGCTTCTTTAACTGCTGGACTTGAACAAGAAAAGCAGACCATTTATTGACAGCTATTCTTTTTAAGAACAATAATCATTCTCATAAGGTGTGAGGGCTAGGGATGCAAGTTCAATCTGCAGCAGTTTGGGTTGGAGCAGCGCTTGGTTT
The sequence above is a segment of the Synechococcus elongatus PCC 11801 genome. Coding sequences within it:
- the gmd gene encoding GDP-mannose 4,6-dehydratase; protein product: MTRKRALITGVTGQDGAYLAELLLKKGYEVHGIKRRASLFNTDRIDHLYEDPHVDDRRFILHYGDLTDSTNLIRIVQQVQPHEIYNLGAQSHVQVSFDSPEYTANADGLGTLRILEAIRILGLEQQTRFYQASTSELYGKVQEIPQTETTPFYPRSPYAVAKLYAYWITVNYREAYGLYACNGILFNHESPLRGETFVTRKITRALARIKLGLQDCLYLGNLDAKRDWGHARDYVEMQWLMLQQEQPDDYVIATGVQYSVRQFVETAAAEVGLAIAWEGSGVEEKGINPATGQAIVAIDPRYFRPTEVETLLGDPSKAKQQLGWEPRISFEQLVREMMQEDLQLAERDALIKKAGYKAFDYFE
- the nuoH gene encoding NADH-quinone oxidoreductase subunit NuoH gives rise to the protein MDRGIDLQGTFIQSLEALGLSPGLAKLLWMPLPMLLMIIAATVGVLVTVWLERKISAAVQQRIGPEYAGPLGVLQSAADGLKLILKEDIIPAKADAFLFTIGPALVVIPVFLSYLIVPFGQELIITNVGAGVFLWIALSSIQPIGLLMSGYASNNKYSLLGGLRAAAQSISYEIPLALAVLAVVMMSNSLSTIDIVDQQSGYGILGWNIWRQPVGFIIFWIAALAECERLPFDLPEAEEELVAGYQTEYAGMKFALFYVGSYVNLILSALLVSILYLGGWEFPIPLDRLAGWIGVDPANPILQITTAALGITMTVLKAYLLVFTAILLRWTVPRVRIDQLLDLGWKFLLPISLVNLLVTAALKLTFPVAFGG
- the ndhI gene encoding NAD(P)H-quinone oxidoreductase subunit I: MLKFLKQVGDYAKESLQAAKAIGQGLGVTFDHMQRRPVTVQYPYEKLIPSERYRGRIHYEFDKCIACEVCVRVCPINLPVVDWVYNKETKKKDLKNYSIDFGACIFCGNCVEYCPTNCLSMTEEYELATYDRHELNYDNVALGRLPYKVTDDPMVTPFREFAYLPKGEYDPHVVADDRPRAGQRPEELVDQYKQAAAATEEN
- a CDS encoding NADH-quinone oxidoreductase subunit J, which gives rise to MTLAEGVQLVTFIILTAGVVLAALGVVLASNIVYSAFLLGGVFISIAGLYLLLNASFVAFAQVLIYVGAVNVLILFAIMLVNKREDFRPLKFNWLRKGLTVLVCGGLFALLSLTVLSTPWAVTPTPGASGDEAIYLIGEHFFSDYLLPFELASVLLLMAMIGAIVLARRDFEPEDVMTGATADLQLPERSREELLTGAGKK
- the nuoK gene encoding NADH-quinone oxidoreductase subunit NuoK; this translates as MTVPLEYFLVLAAALFCIGVYGLVTSRNAVRVLMSIELMLNAVNLNLMAFSNYLDGTLIRGQVFTVFVITVAAAEAAVGLAILLAIYRNRNTVDMEQFNLLKW